Genomic DNA from bacterium:
CATCAATTATGAACCTTTTGCAAATACCCTCATCCATTTGTTGGCAGGCTTTTCCCTCTGAATAGAGGAATTTCCCATCTACATCCATTAGAAAAAAGTAAGGAGAGGGTAGTTCTTTTATTATTTCCTTTAGCCTCTCAAAGGAGCTATCCTTTATAAGAGAAGAAAGCAAAGCCTCAATTTTTCTTTTCATTTACAAAATTCTAAACCAATCCCCTAAATTCTTCTACTGACAATCCAATATCATCCAATATGCTCTTTAGGGTTCTTCTTTTTATTATTTTCCCCCTATGTCTTGGAACAATGGTATGTCTCATATCGGTTTTTCTTCGCCATACCTCATGGCTACCTTTTGCTGTTCTATAGAACTCAAATCCAATCTTCGCAAAAACCCTGATAACATCTTTATCTGTTACTGCCGGAAATCTTTCACTCATTCATACTTCCTGTAATATGGGAATACCTGAAGTAACCACTACATTTCCTTCATAGACTGGAACTGATGGTATAGCCTTGCCTATTTCTTGATAAGAATCAAGAAATATCCTTATTGCATCTTGAATATTCTCTATTGCTTCTGAATAAGTTTCTCCTTCCACATGGCATCCTTGAAGGATAGGACATTGAGCATAGTAACCACCTTCTTCTAAACATTCAACTATTATTGGAAATAAAATTGTCTTCATTTTCCCTCACTCCCTTATATGCTTCAAAGGATTATTTCTTAACACCCATAACTTCAAGCAATTTCTTCAATCTTTCCTCTCAAAGGAGCTATCCTTTATAAGAGAAGAAAGCAAAGCCTCAATTTTTCTTTTCATAATAACATCCCTATTTTATACTAAAAACTAGGTAGTTTGCAAAAATTTTTTTATAAGCTTTTTAAGAAAGTAACAATCTGCAAAATTGTATGTGTTTAGAACCAGGAAGAACACGAAGGTGTAAATTTTTAAGTTGCTTCGTGCCTCTTTCTGCGCTTCGTGGTTATTTTCCCTTTTGCTTGCAGCACCTTTACCGATTAGACAATTATAGAGAAGCTAAACACATACAAATATCCCAATTTTAAGATTTAGCCTAAAAGGCAGGGGGTAAGTTTCAAAAATACTTGTTTAACCCAGAAAAATGGTATAATTATAAAATGAAAAGATTGAGGCTTTATCTTGAAACATCTGTTTGGAATTTTGTGTGCCTAAATATAGGTCAGCTAAACACATACAATTGTTTTAAATCTTAAAGCCTAAATTACTTATGGGTGAAATGAATTTTAAAGGTGAGCTAAACACATACAGATTTATCATTTTATTAGGGTTAGTAAGCCTTTTTGCTGATATAACTTACGAGGGTGGCCGTAGCATCATTGGGCCTTATCTTGCCTTGTTAGGCGCATCAGCAACTGTGGTTGGAATTGTTGCTGGGTTTGGAGAATTGGTTGGGTATGGCTTGCGGCTTATCTCTGGCTACATTAGCGACAAAACAGGGAGGTATTGGTTAATAACCATCTTTGGATATACAGTCAATCTTCTGGCCATACCACTGCTGGCTTTAGCAGGGAGATGGGAAATCGCCGCAGCTCTTATGATTACAGAGCGAATAGGAAAAGCGATTCGTACTCCCAGTAGAGATGCGATGCTTTCGCATGCTACAAAAGAAATAGAGAGGGGTTTCTGCTTTGGTTTGCATGAAGCTATGGATCAAATAGGAGCAATGCTTGGGCCTTTAATCGTAGCCCTAGTTCTTTATGTTAAAGGCGGATATAAGGCCTGTTTTGGTGTATTACTCATACCTGCCCTTTTAGCATTGAGTGTTCTATTAGTAGCCAGATATCTCTATCCAAGACCCAGGGATTTAGAATCAGTCTTTGCTACCTTAGAAACTAAAGCTTTCCCTAAAATATTCTGGATATACCT
This window encodes:
- a CDS encoding type II toxin-antitoxin system HicB family antitoxin → MKTILFPIIVECLEEGGYYAQCPILQGCHVEGETYSEAIENIQDAIRIFLDSYQEIGKAIPSVPVYEGNVVVTSGIPILQEV
- a CDS encoding type II toxin-antitoxin system HicA family toxin translates to MSERFPAVTDKDVIRVFAKIGFEFYRTAKGSHEVWRRKTDMRHTIVPRHRGKIIKRRTLKSILDDIGLSVEEFRGLV
- a CDS encoding MFS transporter; this encodes MNFKGELNTYRFIILLGLVSLFADITYEGGRSIIGPYLALLGASATVVGIVAGFGELVGYGLRLISGYISDKTGRYWLITIFGYTVNLLAIPLLALAGRWEIAAALMITERIGKAIRTPSRDAMLSHATKEIERGFCFGLHEAMDQIGAMLGPLIVALVLYVKGGYKACFGVLLIPALLALSVLLVARYLYPRPRDLESVFATLETKAFPKIFWIYLAAVALVATGYVDFPLIAYHFKKVSIASDNWIPVFYVIAMGLDALSSLLFGHLFDQRGISVLVFAVFISLFFTPLVFLGNFYFALLGIILWGIGMGAQESIMRAAIANMISVNKRGKAYGIFNAGYGLFWFLGSALMGIFYDRSILGLIIFSVITQLLSIPFFMMARRRLY